The nucleotide window GCCGCCCGAAACTTATTAAGCGATAAATTCATTCTAAATTTACATGAGCCGAACGTCAATCCCGGTCGACGAGGCCACGAAGGACCGGCTCGACGAACTGAAACGCGACGACGAGACCTGGGACGAGTTCCTATGCCGGGTGACGTCCGACGAGGAGCCGATCGAAGCGGGGGCCTGGTCGGACGAGACCG belongs to Salinirussus salinus and includes:
- a CDS encoding DUF7557 family protein, translated to MSRTSIPVDEATKDRLDELKRDDETWDEFLCRVTSDEEPIEAGAWSDETADRAKEKIRESRENWG